GCTGGCGAACGAATTGAAGTGCAGGTCGACCGGGTTGCCGTCGTAGGCGTTCCGGAACGTCACGTCGTAGATCTGTCCTTCGCTACTCGTCCCGGGTGTGTTGTCCTCGCCCGTTCCTCCGCCGTTAGACCCGCCCTCGCTTCCCCCGCCTCCGCCGCCGCCGTCGCCGCCCCCGGAGCAACCGGCGAGCGCCGCCACGCCCGACGTCCCGGCAACGGCCAACATCCTCCGACGGCTGATCCGTCGGCTACAGTCGTCTCTCTCGCTCTCGTCTGTCATCACGTCTCGTATGTAAAATCAGCAATGATTAAGGGTTTCGAAACCGGAACCGTCGGCCTTCCGGCTTACACGCTCGTTCCCGGTCTTCCCGTATCCGCTCTCCACCGCCGGATCAGTACGCGTCCGCTTCCGCCAGCGTTTCGGACGCTTCGAGGTCCCACCCGTCGAGGTACGCTTCCTCGGCGGCGACGAGTTCGGCGAACAGGTCCCGCGCCGCCTCCGTCTGGAGGGTTCTGACCTGCGGGTCGAGGAGAAATCCCCGGAACGCGTGGTCGACGTCTCCAGTCCGCGAGGCCTCGACGACGGTTTCGATGGTGTCGACGTGCCCCTGCACCAACGAACGCACGGGACGGGGGAACCCGCCCGCGCTCAGCGGTCGGATTTCACCGGCGCGGACGAGGGCGTTCGCCTCCACCACGGTATCGCGCTCGATACCGTCTACCTGCCCCCGATTGGGCAGGTTGAGGTTCGTGACGACGTCGTCGCCGCCCGCGAGGGCGTCGAGGACGTCGAGGAGCACCTCGCCGGAGGCTTCGAGTTCGAACTCCCGGTCGCCCGAGAGCCACGCCTCCACGTCCGTCGTCTGCTCGGACTCGGCGGGGGTCCAGTGCTTCGCGCGGAAGTCGCTGCCCGTCCGCTTGACGCCCCAGCGGTTCAGCCCCTCCGCGCCGCCCTGCAGAAACCACGTCGCGTACTCGACGATGTGGCGGTCCCCGGAGAACGGGAGCAGGCCGAACCGGCGGTACAGTTCCCACGACACCTGCCACGGGTCGGCGAACGGGCTCTCGTCTTCGAGGTCCTCGGACGCGAACCGTCGAGCGCCCTCCTCGCCGCGCGCCAACTCGTCGAGCAGGGGCCACAGGTCGACGCCGTCGCAGTACGCCTCGTCGACCCACGTGAAGTGGTTGATTCCCTTCACGTTCACCGAGATATCGCTCCGGTCGGCGTCCATCCCGAGGTGTTCGCCGGCCAACTCCGCCAATCGGTCGCAGCCGTGGAGCACTTCGTGGCACATCCCGACGGCGTTGATGTCGGGGTACTCGTCGTACAGGGCGCGCGTGACGAAGTGAACTGGGTTAGTGAAGTTGAACACCCACGCGTCCGGGCAACGCTCGCGGATGGCGGCCGCGAACTCCCGGTACGTCGGGACGGTGCGCATCGCGCGGAGGATGCCCCCCGGCCCGATGGTCGCCGCTACCGCCCCGTAGATGCCGTACTTCTTCGGCAGGTCGAGGTCGTGGACGAACGTCTCCGTGGGGTCGTACTGCGTCGAGAGGAGGACGACGTCCGCACCGGTCAGCGCCTCGTCCAGGTCGTCCGTCGCCGCGTACTCCCACTCCGCGGTGGCCGCCGCTCGTTCCCCGACCCAGTTACCGAACTCGGCGTTCCGTTCGGCGCTCTCGACGTCCACGTCGTACAGGCGAACGGTCCCGTCGAAGGGCGAGAGAGCGAGGTCCTGCACGAGGTTCGGTACCCACTGGCGACTGCCGCCGCCGACGTAGGCGACGGTGAGGTCGTCCGCGTCGAGACGCGTCCCGGCGGTCGTCCGCGATTCCGACGGCTCCCGACCGCGGTCTCCGATAGCTGACTCCATGTGGTCGGACGGGCCCGCCGTCACAAAGTCGTACCGGAGGGCAGGTCTGCCAGTCACTTTACCTCGCCGCTCTCGCAGACAGGTGTTCTCTAAACCAGAACGCTTATGGTGGAATGATGATGATGGTCGACCATGAGCGCCAAACACCCGGTGCGGACGACCGAAAAGACGCTCGCCCTCATCGACGAGTTGCGAGTGCGAGGTTGCTGCGGCGTGACCGAGTTGGCGAACAACCTCGAGATGGGGAAGAGCGCCGTGCACAACCACCTGACGACGTTGCAGGAGCACGGGTACGTGTTGAAACGGGACGAGGAGTACCAACTCGGATTGAAGTTCCTCGAAGTCGGCGGCTAC
The genomic region above belongs to Halogeometricum sp. S3BR5-2 and contains:
- a CDS encoding glycoside hydrolase family 4, yielding MESAIGDRGREPSESRTTAGTRLDADDLTVAYVGGGSRQWVPNLVQDLALSPFDGTVRLYDVDVESAERNAEFGNWVGERAAATAEWEYAATDDLDEALTGADVVLLSTQYDPTETFVHDLDLPKKYGIYGAVAATIGPGGILRAMRTVPTYREFAAAIRERCPDAWVFNFTNPVHFVTRALYDEYPDINAVGMCHEVLHGCDRLAELAGEHLGMDADRSDISVNVKGINHFTWVDEAYCDGVDLWPLLDELARGEEGARRFASEDLEDESPFADPWQVSWELYRRFGLLPFSGDRHIVEYATWFLQGGAEGLNRWGVKRTGSDFRAKHWTPAESEQTTDVEAWLSGDREFELEASGEVLLDVLDALAGGDDVVTNLNLPNRGQVDGIERDTVVEANALVRAGEIRPLSAGGFPRPVRSLVQGHVDTIETVVEASRTGDVDHAFRGFLLDPQVRTLQTEAARDLFAELVAAEEAYLDGWDLEASETLAEADAY